Proteins encoded by one window of Catalinimonas alkaloidigena:
- a CDS encoding helix-turn-helix domain-containing protein codes for MPIERLAIKNMVCPRCIKVVYHVLEQCGAKVYEVQLGQAEVDSLDLTTVECIRVALQKEGFELLEQRSDVVAECVKSCLIALVYSDELPTKLSRKLSSYLAEQLQEDYARLRASFHESEGIHINQYFIELKIERVKELLSYRELNLTQIARLLGYSSIGHLSAQFRKVTGLSPRQYQKLSNPPRRSPGEIGLNSKA; via the coding sequence ATGCCGATTGAACGATTAGCAATAAAGAATATGGTTTGTCCCCGCTGCATTAAAGTTGTTTATCACGTATTGGAACAGTGTGGCGCGAAGGTATATGAGGTGCAGTTGGGTCAGGCCGAAGTAGATTCACTTGACCTCACGACTGTGGAATGCATCCGAGTAGCGCTGCAAAAAGAGGGATTTGAACTTTTGGAGCAACGTAGTGATGTGGTGGCAGAGTGTGTAAAAAGCTGCTTAATTGCCCTCGTCTATTCCGATGAACTACCCACCAAGCTCTCCCGCAAGCTTTCTTCTTATTTAGCAGAACAACTTCAAGAAGATTATGCACGTTTACGCGCCAGTTTTCATGAATCGGAAGGAATACACATCAATCAATATTTTATCGAACTAAAAATAGAACGTGTGAAAGAACTTCTCTCTTACCGAGAATTAAATCTAACTCAGATTGCTCGTCTCTTAGGGTATTCCAGCATTGGCCATCTGTCGGCACAATTTCGCAAGGTCACAGGCCTCTCACCTCGTCAGTATCAAAAACTAAGTAATCCTCCTCGACGCTCTCCTGGCGAAATAGGCCTAAATAGCAAGGCTTAG